From a single Miscanthus floridulus cultivar M001 chromosome 8, ASM1932011v1, whole genome shotgun sequence genomic region:
- the LOC136468674 gene encoding uncharacterized protein — protein sequence MEAEDLRLCCDNREAEAATAQGQVAPLAARVKELEEELTRVADERDASNSRAEEVRATVIATADQLGVEQRAHELTKELEKEASRAAEASRVEVQRWKEKAEASQVEVRRQEEKAKGLDDEVSRLTKASVTLQTVLDREIKEHDVLQSAARAVCEALEMEGTSPLKKPPRSLGCLSSERW from the exons ATGGAGGCGGAGGATCTCCGTCTTTGCTGTGACAACCGGGAGGCTGAGGCGGCCACGGCTCAGgggcaggtcgcccctttggcggcacgggtcaaggagctggaggaggaactGACCCGTGTGGCCGACGAGCGAGACGCCTCCAACTCCCGGGCGGAAGAAGTGAGGGCCACCGTCATAGCCACCGCTGATCAGCTGGGTGTGGAGCAGCGGGCGCACGAGCTGACGAAAG aactggagaaggaggcttccagggcagccgaggcctctcgtgtcgaggtccagcgctggaaggagaaggccgaggcctctcaggtcgaggtTCGGCGCCAGgaggagaaggccaagg GGTTGGACGATGAGGTCTCGCGGTTGACCAAGGCCTCCGTCACGCTGCAGACAGTGCTTGATCGCGAGATCAAGGAGCACGACGTGTTGCAGAGCGCCGCTCGTGCcgtctgcgaggccctggagatggagggg ACAAGTCCTTTGAAAAAACCCCCTCGGAGCCTGGGCTGCCTCTCgagtgaaaggtggtga
- the LOC136475940 gene encoding putative multidrug resistance protein, with the protein MGEDGSPQSVETKTAPPMLRTFAMVFKHADAVDVALMVVGLVGAIGDGMSTPVMLAITSRVFDDAGSGPDHLQQFVPKMNENVRYTLYLAAAHGITAFLEGYCWTRTAERQASRMRLRYLRAVLRQDVEYFDLKEGSTSEVITSVSNDSLAVQDVLSEKLPNFVMNVTAFLASYAVAFLLMWRLTLVALPSVLLLIIPGFLYSRVQISLARRIRELYTRPGAIAEQAVSSVRTVYSFVAERSTAARFAAALDESVRLGLKQGLAKGLALGSGGIRIAILAFTVWYGSRLVMYNGYKGGTVYNVALVIVFGGGALGTALSNIKYLSEASAAAERIMELIRRVPKIDSESGAGDVLDNVTGEVEFRNVEFCYPSRPKSPIFVNFSLHVPAGRMVALVGDSGSGKSTVIALLERFYDPLAGEVTLDGVDIRRLRLKWLRAQMGLVSQEPALFATSIRENILLGKEDATEEEVVAAAKAANAHSFISQLPRGYDTQVGERGIQMSGGQKQRIAIARAILKSPKILLLDEATSALDTNSEHVVQEALDLASMGRTTIIIAHRLSTIRNAHLIAVMKSGEVKELGSHDELIANENGLYSTLVHLQQTRDPTETTEVCETRNAYVMLQSNNQSRGFSAASRSISTRSMVDTKDNGNIENPKLPVPSFKRLLMLNAPEWKQGLLGSFSAVVSGGIQPAFCYFMGSMISIYFSTDHEEIKEKTRTYALISIGLAMLTFMVNIGQHYNFASMGEYLTKRVREQMLAKFLTFEIGWFDHDDNSSSSICSRLTTDANIVRSLVGDRMSLVIHTVSSVLTAYIMGLVIAWRLAILMIAVQPFSIICYYTRYVLLKSMSEKSTQAQAECSKLAAEAVSNLRTITAFSSQNRIMRLFDEAQEGPCKESIRQSWFAGIGLGTSTSLLRCTWALTFWYTGILLAGHHINAKAFFQTFLILISTTMVIADAGSMTADLAKGADAVASVFAVLDRETEMDPDSPEGYKPEKLKGEVDIRGVDFAYPSRPDVIIFKRFSLSIQPAKSTALVGQSGSGKSTIIGLIERFYDPTSGVVEIDRKDIKAYNLRSLRQQIGLVSQEPTLFAGTIRENIVYGTEAASEEEIENAARSANAHDFISNLKDGYETRCGEQGVQLSGGQKQRIAIARAILKNPAILLLDEATSALDSQSEKVVQEALDRMLVGRTSVVVAHRLSTIQNCDTIIVLEKGVVVETGTHASLMAKGPAGTYFGLVNLQQGGNQVNNAMFLQENTSIPD; encoded by the exons ATGGGCGAGGACGGGTCTCCGCAGTCCGTGGAGACGAAGACGGCGCCGCCGATGTTGAGGACGTTCGCGATGGTGTTCAAGCACGCAGATGCAGTGGACGTTGCGCTGATGGTGGTGGGCCTGGTGGGCGCCATCGGCGACGGCATGTCCACGCCGGTGATGCTGGCCATCACCAGCCGCGTCTTCGACGACGCCGGTAGCGGCCCTGATCATCTCCAGCAGTTCGTCCCCAAGATGAATGAG AACGTGAGGTATACCCTCTACTTGGCTGCCGCACACGGGATCACGGCGTTCCTAG AGGGGTACTGCTGGACGCGGACGGCGGAGCGGCAGGCGTCGCGGATGCGGCTGCGATACCTGCGGGCGGTGCTCCGGCAGGACGTGGAGTACTTCGACCTCAAGGAGGGATCCACGTCGGAGGTGATCACCAGCGTCTCCAACGACAGCCTCGCCGTGCAGGACGTGCTGAGCGAGAAGCTGCCCAACTTCGTGATGAACGTCACCGCGTTCTTGGCCAGCTACGCCGTCGCGTTCCTCCTGATGTGGCGGCTCACGCTGGTGGCGCTCCCATCCGTGCTGCTGCTCATCATCCCCGGCTTCCTCTACAGCCGCGTCCAGATCAGCCTGGCGCGCCGGATCAGGGAGCTGTACACGCGCCCGGGCGCCATCGCCGAGCAGGCCGTCTCGTCGGTGCGCACCGTGTACTCGTTCGTCGCCGAGAGGTCCACCGCGGCGCGGTTCGCCGCGGCGCTGGACGAGTCGGTGCGGCTCGGGCTCAAGCAGGGGCTCGCCAAGGGCCTTGCCCTCGGCAGCGGTGGCATCCGCATCGCCATCTTGGCCTTCACCGTTTGGTACGGCAGCCGCCTCGTCATGTACAACGGCTACAAGGGCGGCACCGTCTACAACGTCGCCCTCGTCATCGTATTCGGAGGCGG AGCACTGGGGACGGCCCTGTCAAACATCAAGTACTTGTCGGAGGCGAGCGCTGCGGCAGAGAGGATCATGGAGCTGATCAGGCGGGTGCCCAAGATAGACTCAGAAAGTGGCGCCGGCGATGTGCTGGACAACGTCACCGGCGAGGTCGAGTTCAGGAACGTGGAGTTCTGCTACCCGTCGCGACCCAAGAGCCCCATCTTCGTCAACTTCAGCCTGCACGTGCCGGCCGGGCGCATGGTGGCGCTGGTGGGCGACAGTGGGTCAGGGAAGTCGACGGTGATCGCGCTGCTTGAGCGATTCTACGACCCGTTGGCTGGGGAGGTGACCCTGGACGGCGTGGACATCCGGCGGCTGCGGCTCAAGTGGCTGCGCGCGCAGATGGGGCTCGTCAGCCAGGAGCCGGCGCTGTTCGCGACGTCGATCAGGGAGAACATCCTGCTCGGCAAGGAGGACGCAACGGAGGAGGAGGTCGTCGCCGCGGCGAAGGCGGCCAACGCCCACAGCTTCATCTCGCAGTTGCCGCGGGGATACGACACACAG GTGGGTGAGCGTGGTATCCAAATGTCTGGAGGGCAGAAGCAAAGGATTGCTATTGCTAGAGCAATCTTAAAGTCACCCAAGATCCTCCTCCTTGATGAAGCTACTAGTGCATTAGACACTAATTCAGAGCATGTGGTCCAGGAGGCACTTGACCTGGCCTCCATGGGCCGAACTACTATTATCATTGCACATCGACTCTCCACCATACGAAATGCTCATTTGATTGCTGTCATGAAGTCTGGTGAGGTCAAGGAGTTGGGCTCCCATGATGAGCTCATTGCCAATGAGAATGGCCTTTACTCAACTCTTGTCCACCTTCAACAGACCAGAGATCCAACTGAGACTACTGAGGTTTGTGAGACTAGAAATGCATATGTTATGTTGCAATCAAACAACCAAAGTAGGGGTTTCTCTGCAGCAAGTAGGTCGATCTCAACAAGGTCAATGGTTGATACAAAAGACAATGGTAACATAGAGAATCCAAAGCTTCCTGTGCCATCCTTCAAGAGGCTACTAATGCTCAATGCACCAGAGTGGAAGCAGGGGTTGTTGGGGAGCTTTAGTGCAGTTGTCTCTGGAGGCATACAACCTGCATTTTGCTATTTCATGGGCAGCATGATTTCGATCTACTTCTCTACAGATCATGAAGAGATCAAGGAGAAAACAAGGACCTACGCACTTATCTCCATCGGCCTTGCAATGCTCACGTTCATGGTTAATATTGGGCAACACTACAATTTTGCTTCCATGGGGGAATACCTCACCAAGAGGGTCAGAGAACAGATGCTCGCTAAATTTCTCACTTTCGAGATTGGGTGGTTTGACCATGATGACAACTCTAGTAGTTCCATTTGCTCACGGCTTACCACTGATGCCAACATT GTGAGGTCGCTTGTGGGTGATCGAATGTCTCTAGTGATCCACACAGTTTCATCTGTTCTAACTGCCTACATCATGGGTCTGGTGATTGCTTGGCGTTTAGCAATTTTGATGATTGCAGTGCAGCCATTTAGCATTATCTGCTATTATACTCGCTATGTCTTATTAAAGAGCATGTCTGAGAAATCAACACAAGCACAAGCCGAATGTAGTAAGCTAGCTGCTGAGGCCGTCTCTAATCTTCGAACCATAACTGCTTTCTCATCCCAGAACCGCATCATGCGCCTGTTTGACGAAGCACAAGAAGGTCCATGCAAGGAAAGCATAAGACAGTCCTGGTTTGCAGGTATTGGCCTCGGCACCTCCACAAGCCTTTTGAGATGCACATGGGCACTCACCTTCTGGTATACTGGCATACTCCTGGCTGGGCACCACATTAATGCAAAGGCCTTCTTCCAAACCTTTCTAATTCTAATAAGCACAACAATGGTGATAGCAGATGCAGGTAGTATGACAGCAGATCTTGCTAAGGGTGCTGATGCAGTTGCTTCAGTGTTTGCCGTTCTTGACAGGGAAACGGAAATGGATCCTGACAGCCCTGAGGGATACAAACCAGAAAAGCTCAAAGGTGAAGTGGACATTAGAGGAGTTGATTTTGCATATCCATCAAGACCAGATGTGATCATCTTTAAGAGATTCTCCTTGAGCATCCAACCAGCTAAGTCAACAGCGCTTGTTGGGCAAAGTGGTTCAGGCAAATCAACCATCATTGGGCTTATAGAGAGGTTCTATGACCCAACTAGCGGGGTAGTAGAGATCGATCGTAAAGACATCAAAGCATACAATCTTCGTTCCTTGCGACAGCAGATTGGGCTAGTCAGCCAAGAGCCAACACTATTTGCAGGTACCATTAGAGAGAACATTGTGTATGGCACAGAAGCAGCTAGTGAGGAAGAAATTGAGAATGCGGCAAGGTCAGCAAATGCACATGACTTCATTAGCAACCTCAAGGACGGATATGAGACAAGGTGTGGTGAGCAAGGTGTTCAACTGTCTGGAGGACAGAAGCAACGCATTGCAATCGCCCGTGCAATATTGAAGAACCCTGCTATCTTGCTACTAGATGAAGCTACTAGTGCATTGGACAGCCAGTCTGAGAAGGTGGTCCAAGAAGCATTGGACCGAATGTTGGTCGGCAGGACAAGTGTAGTGGTGGCACATAGGCTCAGCACAATTCAAAACTGCGACACGATTATTGTGCTTGAGAAAGGAGTTGTTGTGGAGACAGGCACACATGCATCCCTCATGGCCAAGGGTCCCGCTGGAACATACTTTGGATTAGTTAATTTGCAGCAAGGAGGCAACCAGGTGAACAACGCTATGTTTTTGCAAGAGAACACATCAATTCCTGATTAG
- the LOC136468675 gene encoding uncharacterized protein has product MPPAPKPRPPPIAPPLLTRMGPSAAVHAQALAVLNIKSWWRTLFLVVLGKYALMDHVLSDEANPDRSAWVQMDCTIVTWIYDTITGDLQQMVMLRNPNAHVTWAVLEYEFLGQRESHTLLSVEFRTIKQGVMPITDFCRRLETMDSALTELGDPVGDLTL; this is encoded by the exons ATGCCTCCAGCGCCGAAGCCAAGGCCACCGCCGATCGCGCCGCCGCTCTTGACGCGTATGGGGCCAAGCGCCGCCGTGCACGCGCAGGCCCTCGCCGTCCTCAACATCAAG AGCTGGTGGCGCACCCTCTTCCTCGTCGTCCTTGGCAAGTACGCCCTCATGGATCACGTCCTCTCCGATGAAGCCAACCCCGACCGCTCGGCGTGGGTGCAGATGGACTGCACCATCGTCACCTGGATCTACGACACCATCACCGGCGATCTTCAACAGATGGTAATGCTTCGCAACCCGAACGCCCACGTCACCTGGGCGGTCCTCGAATATGAGTTTCTTGGCCAGCGCGAATCACATACCCTCCTCTCCGTCGAGTTTCGCACGATCAAGCAGGGGGTGATGCCCATCACCGACTTTTGTCGTCGACTCGAGACGATGGACAGCGCCCTCACCGAGCTCGGGGATCCCGTCGGCGATCTCACCCTCTGA
- the LOC136468673 gene encoding uncharacterized protein has product MSARPTAEADMPRTRALGKCAVSPLGSTVEVEQAAVGPAPPRVERAPESGEGRPASADTGAAPPPPLQRRDAVKKRLSIRSSRKRQVEVPALAPRKALMVGTGSIALGAVKVQELVAQVGATQAAVGREEEEEPTPREAVAPAAVKATVGAAETPSAVEATEGEVEVEAPSVVEATEGEVEVEAPTVAEALWTSGAEVVEITAPGNFGAEVVEIAAPGNFGAEVVEAGVSAARAAALEVKTEARQASTLLPIQSALPVQGSAREAEVRPIPADNSSQGKGVADAGVASAVEQPALASGEGSAALVRVRPEPYGWDHPHVWWRSRDDPEGEPIFALEDVVEGGRWDTLEQYRSLAEWSLRTALSVMANDLPGVSQELEARSFGKSLFLRRERDV; this is encoded by the exons ATGAGCGCCCGCCCCACGGCCGAGGCCGATATGCCCAGGACAAGGGCGTTGGGAAAGTGCGCCGTCAGCCCACTAGGCTCGACGgtagaggtggagcaggcggctgTGGGGCCGGCTCCACCGAGGGTTGAGCGAGCGCCGGAGTCCGGCGAAGGTCGGCCGGCCTCGGCGGATACgggggccgcgccaccgccgccgttgcagaggagggacGCGGTGAAGAAGCGGTTGAGCATCCGCTCGAG CCGGAAGCGTCAGGTGGAAGTGCCTGCCTTGGCACCGCGCAAGGCGCTCATGGTGGGCACGGGTTCCATCGCCCTAGGGGCGGTGAAGGTACAGGAGTTGGTCGCCCAGGTAGGGGCTACCCAGGCGGCCGTGgggcgagaggaggaggaggagcctacacCCCGCGAGGCCGTAGCACCTGCAGCTGTCAAGGCCACTGTGGGTGCGGCTGAGACCCCCTCGGCCgtggaggccaccgagggcgaggtcgaggtcgaggccccctcggttgtcgaggccaccgagggcgaagtcgaggtcgaggcccccacGGTTGCCGAGGCCCTCTGGACCTCAGgggccgaggtggtggagatcacggcgCCCGGGAACTTCGGGGCCGAAGTGGTGGAGATCGCAGCGCCCGGGAACTTCGGGGCCGAAGTGGTGGAGGCCGGAGTGAGCGCGGCGAGGGCGGCGGCCCTGGAGGTGAAGACAGAGGCGAGGCAAGCTTCAACCCTGCTGCCAATTCAGAGCGCACTTCCGGTACAGGGGAGCGCTCGGGAGGCGGAGGTCCGCCCGATCCCTGCCGACAATTCTTCCCAGGGGAAGGGGGTGGCCGATGCCGGGGTGGCCAGCGCCGTGGAACAGCCAGCTTTGGCTTCGGGCGAGGGAAGTGCGGCCCTCGTGCGAGTGCGGCCTGAGCcgtacgggtgggatcacccgcacgtctggtggcggagccgggatgaccccgagggggagcccatCTTTGCACTTGAGGACGTGGTCGAGGGGGGTCGCTGggacaccctcgagcagtaccgcagCCTGGCGGAAtggtcgctgcggacagcgctgtccgtcatgGCCAATGACCTGCCCGGGGTCTCGCAG gagctcgaggcccggtccttcGGGAAGTCGCTATTCCTtcggcgggagagggacgtctag